Proteins from a single region of Styela clava chromosome 1, kaStyClav1.hap1.2, whole genome shotgun sequence:
- the LOC144425600 gene encoding uncharacterized protein LOC144425600: MTKTQRRRWLRRRKTDGEIFQSTEPTRESLDAEKRETGQIAFKKQQLSLNGTFGRRNPPKPLRIYLGNRLQETQRVWETKLLWASDLKSNYTALLLRGLVLSSRRTRHVTRVNGLMSSVNVVNTTNKKCIESFSTRVSKFQSTNCNPMQKFDPLRSDLHEEDTQKLFATASPMSLKAGKLISAIPIGHMRSAKLANDESKPKKEIVSSSNLTDLKTLGCKRDETLVQSRNYQENRFHQTMEIAKLKQQNERTKIKIKRQIQERHEMAQDRSHRFTNPKTPCFVNCEVNKSAIHSSPTNVRSASNEVKRESKCFPGENDVRPRLGFVRFKEKNKKRMETIRRRREELEERVRQMDEDLRISKMKLERSNSENTVKHHQTEVGDSRNRECRNSQQCFPP, from the exons ATGACGAAAACGCAAAGGCGGCGTTGGTTAAGGCGGAGAAAAACAGATGGAGAGATATTTCAATCGACTGAACCAACGAGGGAATCGCTAGATGCAGAGAAGCGGGAAACAGGTCAAATCGCTTTTAAAAAGCAGCAGCTTTCGTT AAATGGAACTTTTGGGAGGAGAAATCCCCCGAAGCCTTTGCGAATATACCTGGGGAATCGTTTACAAGA AACTCAAAGAGTTTGGGAGACAAAGCTGCTTTGGGCATCGGATTTGAAATCCAATTACACTGCGCTACTTCTACGAGGACTAGTTCTTTCTTCCAGGAGG ACACGTCATGTTACAAGAGTAAATGGGCTAATGTCATCAGTCAACGTTGTCAATACCACTAATAAAAAATGCATCGAATCATTTTCCACAAGAGTCTCGAAATTTCAATCAACA aATTGTAATCCGATGCAAAAATTTGATCCACTGAG GAGTGATCTCCATGAGGAAGACACTCAGAAACTATTTGCAACA GCATCTCCGATGTCTCTTAAAGCAGGAAAACTGATTTCGGCCATTCCTATTGGCCATATGAGGTCGGCCAAATTGGCAAATGACGAATCAAAA ccGAAAAAAGAAATTGTTTCATCTAGCAATTTGACAGATCTTAAAACATTGGGTTGCAAAAGAGATGAAACGTTAGTTCAGTCAAGG AATTATCAGGAGAACAGATTCCATCAAACTAT ggAAATTGCAAAACTTAAACAACAGAACGAGAgaacgaaaataaaaatcaaacgaCAGATTCAG GAACGACATGAAATGGCGCAGGACAGAAGCCATCGATTCACTAATCCGAAG ACACCGTGTTTTGTTAACTGCGAGGTTAATAAATCGGCGATTCATAGCAGTCCTACAAATGTGAGATCTGCTTCAAACGAAGTTAAACGTGaatcaaaa TGCTTTCCTGGAGAAAACGACGTCCGGCCACGTCT tggatttgtAAGATTCAaggaaaagaataaaaaaaggaTGGAGACAATCAGGAGGCGGAGAGAG GAACTCGAAGAAAGAGTTCGGCAGATGGATGAAGACCTCAGAATATCCAAAATGAAG cttgaACGATCTAATTCAGAGAATACTGTAAAACATCATCAAACCGAAGTTG GTGACAGCAGAAACAGGGAATGCCGAAACTCCCAGCAATGTTTTCCGCCATAA
- the LOC144425609 gene encoding uncharacterized protein LOC144425609 — MHIYKLRNPLKPLRIYLGNRLQETQRVWETKLLWASDLRSNYTALLLRGLVLSSRRTRHVTRVNGLMSSVNVVNTTNKKCIESFSTRVSKFQSTNCNPMKQFDPLRSRMAWEQSSLLWASNVKVNPGRCVEIVQSIVRFTFEASPMSLKAGKLISAIPIGHMRSAKLANDESKPKKEIVSSSNLTDLKTLGCKRDETLVQSRNYQENRFHQTMEIAKLKQQNERTKIKIKRQIQERHEMAQDRSHRFTNPKTPCFVNCEVNKSAIHSSPTNVRSASNEVKRESKCFPGENDVRPRLGFVRFKEKNKKRMETIRRRREELEERVRQMDEDIRIFKMKLERSNSGNTVKHHQTDIGDSRNRECRNSQQCFPP; from the exons ATGCATATTTACAAATT GAGAAATCCCCTGAAGCCTTTGCGAATATACCTGGGGAATCGTTTACAAGA AACTCAGAGAGTTTGGGAGACAAAGCTGCTTTGGGCATCGGATTTGAGATCCAATTACACTGCGCTACTTCTACGAGGACTAGTTCTTTCTTCCAGGAGG ACACGTCATGTTACAAGAGTAAATGGGCTAATGTCATCAGTCAACGTTGTCAATACCACTAATAAAAAATGCATCGAATCATTTTCCACAAGAGTCTCGAAATTTCAATCAACA aatTGTAATCCGATGAAACAATTTGATCCACTGAG ATCTCGAATGGCGTGGGAACAAAGTTCCTTGTTATGGGCTTCCAACGTCAAAGTAAACCCAGGTCGTTGTGTGGAGATTGTTCAAAGTATTGTTCGTTTTACTTTTGAG GCATCTCCGATGTCTCTTAAAGCAGGAAAACTGATTTCGGCCATTCCTATTGGCCATATGAGGTCGGCCAAATTGGCAAATGACGAATCAAAA ccGAAAAAAGAAATTGTTTCATCTAGCAATTTGACAGATCTTAAAACATTGGGTTGCAAAAGAGATGAAACGTTAGTTCAGTCAAGG AATTATCAGGAGAACAGATTCCATCAAACTAT ggAAATTGCAAAACTTAAACAACAGAACGAGAgaacgaaaataaaaatcaaacgaCAGATTCAG GAACGACATGAAATGGCGCAGGACAGAAGCCATCGATTCACTAATCCGAAG ACACCGTGTTTTGTTAACTGCGAGGTTAATAAATCGGCGATTCATAGCAGTCCTACAAATGTGAGATCTGCTTCAAACGAAGTTAAACGTGaatcaaaa TGCTTTCCTGGAGAAAACGACGTCCGGCCACGTCT tggatttgtAAGATTCAaggaaaagaataaaaaaaggaTGGAGACAATCAGGAGGCGGAGAGAG GAACTCGAAGAAAGAGTTCGGCAGATGGATGAAGACAtcagaatatttaaaatgaag CTTGAACGATCTAATTCAGGAAATACCGTAAAACATCATCAAACCGATATTG GTGACAGCAGAAACAGGGAATGCCGAAACTCCCAGCAATGTTTTCCGCCATAA